One genomic segment of Helianthus annuus cultivar XRQ/B chromosome 14, HanXRQr2.0-SUNRISE, whole genome shotgun sequence includes these proteins:
- the LOC110909255 gene encoding uncharacterized protein LOC110909255, whose product MQPNSSTSSKKKETRDDKVFPLIKGDEHLLCIKRFKNQIPSEFRSYISRIQDVTPDGHCGYRSVAVGLGFTEHAWPNIRRDLLLEIDHNKPRWKHVFETYNEGDFKRIRKSIEWHSVKGCDESHWMEMPQVGLLIAQRYNIVLHVLSIEWSSTIFPLTDAPLDPRPQAITLIHVHGGHFIHAKLEGDYPMPLVNPLWSAHRSIAAKRWEEMYTPRLEHYYELMHPKSDRDKDREPSLNVIED is encoded by the coding sequence atgcAACCAAACAGTtcaacaagttctaaaaagaagGAGACGAGGGATGATAAGGTTTTTCCATTAATAAAGGGGGACGAGCACTTGTTATGCATTAAGAGGTTTAAGAATCAAATTCCATCAGAGTTTCGCTCTTACATATCGCGTATACAAGATGTGACCCCAGACGGTCATTGTGGGTACAGGTCTGTGGCTGTCGGGTTAGGTTTTACGGAACACGCATGGCCCAATATTCGAAGAGATTTACTACTGGAGATTGACCATAACAAACCGCGTTGGAAGCATGTATTCGAAACATATAACGAAGGAGACTTTAAACGAATACGTAAGAGCATCGAATGGCATTCAGTGAAAGGGTGCGATGAAAGTCACTGGATGGAAATGCCCCAGGTAGGGCTTCTCATAGCGCAAAGGTATAATATTGTCCTCCACGTGCTAAGCATTGAATGGAGCTCTACCATCTTCCCATTAACGGATGCCCCACTAGATCCACGACCTCAAGCGATAACGCTTATACATGTTCACGGGGGACACTTCATACATGCTAAGTTGGAAGGAGACTACCCCATGCCTTTAGTGAACCCGCTGTGGTCGGCACATCGATCAATAGCTGCGAAACGGTGGGAAGAAATGTATACACCGCGGTTAGAGCACTACTACGAGTTAATGCATCCTAAATCAGACCGAGACAAAGACAGAGAACCGAGTTTAAATGTTATCGAAGATTAA
- the LOC118486547 gene encoding PKS-NRPS hybrid synthetase CHGG_01239-like produces the protein MSSFWKDNYFGIRYSNDTWGSNAANEEEEVVSGVPVNQETQLPDLNKTPTPPQSYLGYGVYGDEGGYGSYSGYGGDGGYGGEGGYSGYGGYGGYDRYGGDGGYSGYGGEGGYSVYDRSRDEVGYGGYEEHGGYGYESRNTSLYEPSTPGNPFQVNERFMSLTDLKNWVQETGKDNGYVIVTRRSKNIGGTTGMVWLVCDRSGEHRSKATVRKAGSKKIGCPFSLLAIRDVTNDTWELKVDCANHNHEPTTSLLGHAFVRRFTKAEYKLVEQLTAQNMEPRIIFQTLRKQFPDSLHVQKDVQNAVQKIRATIMDGKNPIQALESLLHDRRFIYDTRQDPKTDVVTEIFFVHPYSITMWRAFPHVMLIDATYKTNLYNMPFVQVVGMTSTGKSFCIAHAVICKERRGNYVWVLERIQSILHECMMPRVIVTDRELALINACSKVFPNAKRLLCHFHIQQNIARKCKSGFDKEDWGKFMSYWRTLCESSSEPMYKYNLEKMYNRLVVANRESVYDYVYENWLKDYKEMFVYAWTDKCRNFGQRTTNRVESQHANLKRYITRGSSLERIARCIIDIVETQYDEIQKSFIESIEKTMNHHRHRIAIEEDGCVAET, from the exons atgtcatcattttggAAGGATAATTATTTCGGTATTCGTTATTCTAACGACACATGGGGATCAAATGCTGCcaatgaggaggaggaggttgtgtctggagTCCCTGTTAATCAAGAAACACAGTTGCCAGACTTGAACAAGACTCCCactccacct CAATCGTATCTGGGTTATGGGGTATACGGGGATGAAGGTGGATACGGAAGTTACAGTGGAtacggtggtgatggtggatacgggggtgaaggtggttaCAGTGGATATGGGGGCTACGGTGGATACGATAGATATGGGGGTGACGGTGGTTAcagtggatacgggggtgaaggtggttaCAGTGTATACGATAGATCTAGGGATGAAgttggatacggtggatacgaagaacatggtggatatggtTATGAGTCCCGTAACACATCACTTTATGAACCATCTACCCCGGGCAATCCATTTCAAGTAAATGAG cgtttcatgtctctaactgatttgaagaattgggtacaagaaacGGGAAAGGATAATGGTTACGTAATTGTTACCCGCCGATCAAAAAATATTGGCGGTACTACTGGGATGGTATGGCTTGTGTGCGACCGTAGTGGTGAACACCGTAGTAAAGCAACAGTTAGGAAAGCTGGTAGCAAAAAAATCGGCTGCCCATTTTCATTACTCGCCATCCGGGACGTGACGAACGACACGTGGGAGTTAAAAGTGGACTGTGCGAACCATAACCACGAACCTACGACGAGTCTGTTGGGCCACGCTTTTGTGCGAAGATTTACTAAAGCCGAATACAAGCTAGTGGAGCAGCTAactgctcaaaacatggagccacgTATCATATTTCAAACCCTAAGAAAGCAGTTCCCCGACAGCCTGCACGTTCAGAAAGACGTGCAAAATGCGGTACAAAAAATTAGAGCGACAATAATGGACGGAAAGAATCCTATTCAGGCACTGGAAAGCCTGCTGCATGACCGCCGATTCATTTACGACACCCGACAAGATCCCAAAACAGATGTCGTAACAGAGATTTTCTTTGTTCATCCTTATTCAATCActatgtggcgtgcattcccgcaCGTGATGTTGATCGACGCGACCTACAAAACAAACCTCTACAACATGCCATTTGTCCAGGTTGTGGGTATGACGTCGACTGGGAAGTCTTTTTGTATCGCACATGCCGTTATTTGTAAAGAACGAAGGGGTAACTACGTGTGGGTGCTTGAGCGGATCCAGTCAATATTGCATGAATGTATGATGCCGCGTGTGATAGTCACGGATAGGGAGCTTGCCCTAATAAACGCGTGTTCTAAAGTATTCCCGAACGCAAAAAGGCTTCTATGCCACTTTCACATCCAACAAAATATAGCTAGAAAGTGCAAGTCAGGGTTCGATAAAGAAGATTGGGGGAAATTTATGTCGTACTGGCGGACATTGTGCGAATCTTCATCAGAGCCCATGTACAAGTACAACTTGGAGAAAATGTATAACCGACTCGTGGTTGCCAACCGAGAAA gTGTCTATGATTACGTCTACGAAAACTGGCTCAAAGACTATAAAGAAATGTTCGTTTATGCGTGGACCGATAAGTGTCGCAACTTTGGTCAGCGCACCAccaacagagttgagagccagcACGCAAATTTAAAAAGATACATTACGCGCGGGAGTTCATTGGAGCGAATAGCAAGATGCATCATTGATATAGTTGAAACTCAGTACGATGAAATACAAAAAAGTTTCATTGAGAGCATCGAAAAAACGATGAACCACCACAGACACCGAAT AGCTATTGAGGAAGATGGATGTGTTGCGGAAACTTAA